One segment of Candidatus Methylacidithermus pantelleriae DNA contains the following:
- a CDS encoding acyl-CoA thioesterase yields the protein MPGLPKIPESLTRVRVHYFDTDAAGVVHNLAYLRFVEIARCDLAECLGWTLREMGSGRVVPVVVWTEIRYEKPARLGDDLLIRARLVSLERASFGIQLEIVSVETGQRLAWCRQRLACVDLLQGKPARTPQAWREAYPELLGRPFRTGKDS from the coding sequence ATGCCTGGTCTACCGAAAATTCCGGAAAGCTTGACCCGTGTCCGAGTGCATTACTTTGACACGGATGCCGCCGGCGTCGTTCATAACCTTGCCTATCTGCGTTTTGTGGAAATCGCGCGGTGTGACCTGGCTGAATGCCTTGGATGGACGCTTAGGGAAATGGGAAGCGGGAGAGTCGTGCCTGTCGTTGTATGGACGGAGATCCGGTACGAAAAACCTGCCCGGCTGGGAGACGACCTCCTCATTCGTGCTCGTCTCGTCAGCTTGGAAAGAGCTTCCTTCGGGATCCAGTTGGAAATTGTTTCGGTAGAAACGGGACAGCGTCTTGCTTGGTGCCGCCAGCGACTGGCTTGTGTAGACCTTCTGCAAGGGAAGCCGGCGCGGACGCCCCAAGCTTGGCGAGAGGCTTATCCTGAGCTGCTGGGGCGACCTTTTCGCACAGGAAAGGACTCCTAA
- a CDS encoding putative molybdenum carrier protein — translation MIEKIVSGGQTGADRAALDWAIATHIPHGGWCPLGRQAEDGEI, via the coding sequence GTGATAGAAAAGATTGTTTCCGGCGGCCAGACCGGTGCGGATCGCGCAGCACTGGACTGGGCTATCGCAACCCATATTCCCCACGGAGGCTGGTGCCCTCTGGGGCGCCAAGCCGAAGATGGAGAGATTG